In a single window of the Microbacterium sp. SL75 genome:
- a CDS encoding sugar ABC transporter substrate-binding protein yields MTRHTPNRRARTWLGAGALLTTGALALTACGSGFNDTPGEGQASGGGTLRLLIGSSGDAETKAVTDAVAAWSEQSGVQAEVQTANDLPQQLSQGFAAGSPPDLFYLAPEALAGYAANGSIAAYGDDLANKDDFYPSLVDNFTVDGKFYCAPKDFSTLALIINTDLWSAAGLTDADVPTTWDQLASVAQKLTTDGRVGLAFGAEYQRIGAFMAEAGGGLVTDGKATADSSANVEALNYVKTHLNDGTFAFASDVGAGWGGEAFGTQKAAMVIEGNWITGAMSADYPGVKYQVAELPAGPGGKGTLQFTNCWGMAADSGNQDQARSLVEYLTSTDQQLAFSKAFGPMPSIQSAADAWSAANPDLTAFLSGAENAQFPPNMAGAADVITDFNAQLESLKTGDPQALLQTAQSNLEAITK; encoded by the coding sequence ATGACACGGCACACCCCCAACCGCCGGGCGCGAACCTGGCTCGGAGCCGGCGCACTGCTGACCACCGGCGCCCTGGCCCTGACGGCCTGCGGGTCGGGCTTCAACGACACCCCCGGCGAAGGTCAGGCCTCCGGCGGCGGCACGCTCAGGCTCCTCATCGGCTCGTCGGGCGACGCCGAGACGAAGGCCGTCACCGACGCCGTCGCCGCCTGGAGCGAGCAGTCGGGCGTGCAGGCCGAGGTCCAGACCGCCAACGACCTCCCCCAGCAACTCTCTCAGGGCTTCGCGGCCGGGTCTCCGCCCGACCTCTTCTACCTCGCCCCCGAGGCCCTCGCCGGCTACGCCGCAAACGGCTCGATCGCCGCCTACGGCGACGACCTGGCGAACAAGGACGATTTCTATCCATCGCTCGTCGACAACTTCACCGTCGACGGGAAGTTCTACTGCGCACCCAAGGATTTCTCGACCCTGGCCCTCATCATCAACACCGACCTCTGGTCGGCGGCAGGGCTGACGGATGCCGATGTCCCCACGACCTGGGACCAGTTGGCATCCGTCGCCCAGAAGCTCACCACCGACGGCCGCGTGGGCCTGGCGTTCGGCGCCGAGTACCAGCGCATCGGAGCCTTCATGGCCGAGGCCGGCGGCGGACTCGTCACCGACGGCAAGGCCACGGCGGACAGCTCCGCGAACGTCGAGGCGCTGAATTACGTCAAGACGCACCTGAATGACGGCACGTTCGCGTTCGCGTCCGACGTGGGCGCCGGGTGGGGCGGCGAGGCGTTCGGCACCCAGAAGGCCGCGATGGTCATCGAAGGCAACTGGATCACCGGCGCCATGTCGGCCGATTACCCGGGCGTGAAGTATCAGGTCGCCGAACTGCCCGCGGGTCCCGGTGGCAAGGGAACGCTGCAGTTCACCAACTGCTGGGGCATGGCCGCCGACAGCGGCAACCAGGATCAAGCGCGCTCGCTCGTCGAGTACTTGACCTCCACCGACCAGCAGCTGGCGTTCTCGAAAGCCTTCGGCCCGATGCCCTCGATCCAGTCGGCCGCCGACGCGTGGAGCGCGGCGAACCCCGACCTCACGGCGTTCCTCTCCGGTGCCGAGAACGCGCAGTTCCCGCCGAACATGGCCGGCGCCGCCGACGTCATCACCGACTTCAACGCCCAGCTGGAGTCGCTGAAGACGGGTGACCCGCAGGCGCTGCTGCAGACGGCGCAATCCAACCTCGAGGCCATCACGAAGTAG
- a CDS encoding carbohydrate ABC transporter permease, whose product MSALTSAPRRAGSSSPGIRRGEAAAGWLFTAPVLIILGVFLLVPVLMALWVSFSDWTGRGSPFSPNVGFVGLDNYAAVTTGGGLAERDFGTALRNNAWYVLLVVPLQTALSLFLAVLVNRAILRGRGLFRTAFYFPSVTSSVAITVLWLFLFSASGAVNEVLSWLGINGPNWFSDPSGVVHNLLGAVGVTSGPAFLTGNTLLGVSWWDWLAGPSVAMSAFILMAVFTTSGTFMLLFIAGLQNIGADVQEAAMMDGANGWQRFWRVTLPQLKPVLFTVLTLGLIGTWQVFDQIYTGTQGGPGKTTLTPAYLSYSSAFLSQQWGQGAAIAFVLFVIIVALTILQRFVLRDRPVSKRRLRQYDVHTKAARR is encoded by the coding sequence ATGAGTGCTCTCACCTCAGCGCCGCGTCGCGCCGGATCCTCCTCCCCGGGAATCCGGCGCGGCGAGGCCGCCGCCGGCTGGCTGTTCACCGCCCCCGTGCTGATCATCCTGGGCGTGTTCCTGCTCGTCCCCGTGCTCATGGCGCTGTGGGTGAGCTTCTCTGACTGGACCGGGCGCGGCAGCCCCTTCTCGCCCAACGTCGGCTTCGTCGGTCTCGACAACTACGCCGCCGTCACCACAGGCGGCGGTCTCGCCGAGCGCGACTTCGGCACGGCGCTGCGCAACAACGCCTGGTACGTGCTGCTGGTCGTCCCCCTTCAGACGGCGCTGTCACTGTTTCTCGCGGTGCTGGTCAACCGCGCGATCCTCCGCGGCCGGGGGCTCTTCCGCACGGCCTTCTACTTCCCCTCGGTCACGAGCTCGGTGGCCATCACCGTGCTGTGGCTCTTCCTCTTCTCGGCATCCGGAGCCGTCAACGAAGTACTGTCGTGGCTCGGCATCAATGGACCGAACTGGTTCAGCGATCCCTCGGGCGTCGTGCACAACCTGCTCGGCGCCGTGGGGGTGACCAGCGGCCCCGCGTTTCTGACCGGCAATACGCTGCTCGGCGTCTCGTGGTGGGACTGGCTCGCCGGTCCGTCTGTCGCGATGTCGGCGTTCATCCTCATGGCGGTCTTCACCACCTCGGGCACGTTCATGCTGTTGTTCATCGCGGGCCTGCAGAACATCGGTGCCGATGTGCAGGAGGCCGCCATGATGGACGGCGCGAACGGCTGGCAGCGGTTCTGGCGCGTCACCCTTCCGCAGCTCAAGCCCGTGCTGTTCACGGTGCTGACCCTCGGCCTCATCGGCACCTGGCAGGTGTTCGACCAGATCTACACGGGCACCCAGGGCGGCCCGGGCAAGACGACACTCACCCCCGCCTACCTCAGCTACTCCTCGGCGTTCCTGTCGCAGCAGTGGGGCCAGGGCGCGGCGATCGCTTTCGTGCTGTTCGTGATCATCGTGGCGCTGACGATCCTGCAGCGGTTCGTGCTGCGCGATCGTCCCGTGTCGAAGCGGCGCCTCCGCCAATACGACGTGCACACGAAAGCAGCCCGACGATGA